In one Nocardioides luteus genomic region, the following are encoded:
- a CDS encoding MFS transporter, which translates to MTSTSPASTATPTTPPTTTSGRAAPVVALAAGIAILVSSEFLPAGVLPTMARDLGISEGTAGLAVAATAIAGAATAPTIAMVFPRLDRRTLLVGLLVAAAVANLAVAVAPGFVVLLLGRLVLGAAIAGYWSFAFAVGTYASPGRDHVISTSIALGVTVATILGLPLGSLLADGPGWRWGFAAATALSLASAAALARALPPVPAHPAAGLTMMRQALRNPLLVAGVVVLVVVVLGNFLAYPFIRIAIAETSPGAGMWMLALWGLGGLFGNLAAGRFSHRLRAVVTVAPLLLAGGLLLTVLAESTPVMALAMLVWGFGFNMVPVGTQLWVTRVEPERTESALALQVTAFQVAITLGAALGGAVLDQYGVGRVLLIGAIGAAVAAAGFGALRVPRS; encoded by the coding sequence GTGACATCGACTTCGCCGGCTTCGACCGCCACCCCGACCACCCCACCGACCACGACCTCCGGGCGCGCCGCGCCGGTGGTCGCGCTCGCCGCCGGGATCGCGATCCTGGTCTCGAGCGAGTTCCTGCCCGCCGGTGTGCTGCCCACGATGGCGCGCGACCTCGGGATCAGCGAGGGGACCGCCGGGCTGGCGGTGGCCGCGACCGCGATCGCCGGGGCGGCCACCGCGCCGACCATCGCCATGGTCTTCCCCCGGCTGGACCGGCGTACGTTGCTGGTCGGCCTGCTCGTCGCCGCCGCGGTCGCCAACCTGGCGGTCGCGGTGGCCCCGGGCTTCGTCGTCCTGCTCCTCGGCAGGCTGGTGCTCGGGGCGGCGATCGCCGGCTACTGGTCCTTCGCCTTCGCCGTCGGGACGTACGCCTCGCCCGGCCGTGACCACGTGATCTCGACCTCGATCGCGCTGGGCGTCACGGTCGCCACGATCCTCGGCCTGCCGCTGGGCTCGCTGCTCGCCGACGGGCCAGGCTGGCGCTGGGGGTTCGCGGCGGCCACGGCGCTGAGCCTGGCCTCCGCCGCCGCGCTGGCGCGGGCGCTGCCGCCGGTGCCGGCCCATCCGGCGGCGGGGCTGACCATGATGCGTCAGGCCCTCCGCAACCCGCTCCTGGTGGCCGGCGTGGTGGTGCTGGTCGTGGTGGTGCTCGGGAACTTCCTGGCGTACCCGTTCATCCGGATCGCCATCGCCGAGACCTCCCCGGGTGCGGGCATGTGGATGCTGGCGCTGTGGGGCCTCGGTGGGCTCTTCGGCAACCTGGCGGCCGGCCGGTTCTCCCACCGCCTGCGTGCGGTCGTGACCGTCGCGCCGCTCCTTCTCGCCGGCGGGCTGCTGCTGACCGTCCTCGCCGAGAGCACGCCGGTGATGGCGCTGGCGATGCTGGTGTGGGGATTCGGGTTCAACATGGTGCCGGTCGGCACCCAGCTGTGGGTCACCCGCGTCGAGCCGGAGCGCACCGAGTCGGCGCTGGCGCTCCAGGTCACCGCCTTCCAGGTGGCGATCACCCTCGGTGCGGCGCTAGGAGGCGCGGTGCTCGACCAGTACGGCGTCGGCCGGGTGCTCCTCATCGGAGCGATCGGGGCGGCCGTCGCCGCGGCAGGCTTCGGCGCGCTCCGCGTGCCGCGCTCCTGA
- a CDS encoding helix-turn-helix domain-containing protein, with amino-acid sequence MTFAYQEELSAGSAGEDVRSATWLLVDDGTVVLTAAGQSHLLRAGDAALVGGQVSHRVATHDGAALIRGDLRAVAAGYPLANPLVVRDFVGRHGGVAELLRRCPLAGPCRPSALFASGYASLLGAAMTASWLEDTGRGTDGPAPALDPSVAEVLSALTEDPGRAWSVEAMAESVHLSRSALGERFRRSLGQSPSEALRDVRMRAARHLLAGGDRPVEQVAYAVGYGSGAAFSRAFTATHGIGPQAWREDASGARHAERAEACRGDGRPDRSDEEHPADAVLVEHRAS; translated from the coding sequence ATGACGTTCGCCTACCAGGAGGAGCTGTCCGCCGGCTCCGCCGGTGAGGACGTACGCTCCGCCACCTGGTTGCTCGTCGACGACGGCACCGTGGTGCTGACCGCCGCCGGGCAGTCGCACCTCCTGCGCGCGGGCGACGCCGCGCTGGTCGGGGGACAGGTCAGCCACCGGGTGGCGACCCACGACGGGGCGGCCCTGATCCGGGGCGACCTGCGGGCGGTCGCGGCGGGCTACCCGCTCGCCAACCCGCTGGTCGTGCGCGACTTCGTCGGCAGGCACGGTGGGGTGGCCGAGCTGCTCCGCCGGTGCCCGCTGGCGGGGCCGTGCCGGCCGTCGGCGCTGTTCGCGTCGGGCTACGCATCGCTGCTCGGCGCCGCGATGACGGCCTCCTGGCTCGAGGACACCGGGCGCGGGACCGATGGTCCCGCGCCCGCCCTGGACCCGTCGGTCGCGGAGGTGCTGTCCGCGCTGACCGAGGATCCGGGGCGGGCCTGGTCGGTCGAGGCGATGGCGGAGTCGGTGCATCTGTCCAGGTCGGCGCTGGGGGAGCGCTTCCGTCGCAGCCTGGGGCAGAGCCCGAGCGAGGCGCTGCGCGACGTCCGGATGCGTGCGGCCCGCCACCTGCTGGCCGGCGGTGACCGTCCGGTCGAGCAGGTGGCGTACGCCGTGGGCTACGGATCGGGCGCGGCGTTCAGCCGCGCCTTCACCGCCACCCACGGCATCGGTCCGCAGGCGTGGCGCGAGGACGCCTCAGGAGCGCGGCACGCGGAGCGCGCCGAAGCCTGCCGCGGCGACGGCCGCCCCGATCGCTCCGATGAGGAGCACCCGGCCGACGCCGTACTGGTCGAGCACCGCGCCTCCTAG
- a CDS encoding alpha/beta fold hydrolase, with product MPTFTTSDGTDIYYTDWGTGKPVVLSHGWPLSSDAWAAVAKLLADAGYRVISHDRRGHGRSTNTDLGHDMDTYARDLAELIEHLDLTELVVIGHSTGGGEVVRYAAQHGKGRVRKVVTAGAVPPIMVQSETNPEGTPIEVFDGIRAGVLADRSQFYKDLAVSFYGFNREGAKVSQGLIDDFQRQGMLAGLVAAYNCVKVFSETDFTEDLKALDVPILIAHGGDDQIVPIAAAADKAIKLVSDGTLKVYEGAPHGVAGDYQDALVADILEFIAD from the coding sequence ATGCCTACCTTCACCACCTCTGACGGCACCGACATCTACTACACCGACTGGGGCACCGGGAAGCCGGTCGTGCTGAGCCACGGCTGGCCGCTGAGCTCGGACGCCTGGGCGGCCGTGGCCAAGCTGCTCGCCGACGCCGGCTACCGCGTCATCTCCCACGACCGCCGGGGTCACGGCCGTTCGACCAACACCGACCTCGGGCACGACATGGATACCTACGCCCGCGACCTGGCCGAGCTCATCGAGCACCTCGACCTCACCGAGCTCGTCGTGATCGGCCACTCGACCGGCGGCGGCGAGGTCGTCCGCTACGCCGCCCAGCATGGCAAGGGTCGCGTCCGCAAGGTCGTCACCGCCGGCGCGGTGCCGCCGATCATGGTCCAGTCGGAGACCAACCCCGAGGGCACGCCGATCGAGGTCTTCGACGGCATCCGTGCCGGTGTGCTGGCCGACCGTTCGCAGTTCTACAAGGACCTGGCGGTGTCGTTCTACGGCTTCAACCGCGAGGGTGCCAAGGTCTCGCAGGGCCTCATCGACGACTTCCAGCGTCAGGGGATGCTGGCCGGTCTCGTCGCTGCGTACAACTGCGTCAAGGTCTTCTCCGAGACCGACTTCACCGAGGACCTGAAGGCGCTCGACGTGCCGATCCTGATCGCGCACGGTGGCGACGACCAGATCGTGCCGATCGCTGCCGCCGCCGACAAGGCGATCAAGCTCGTGTCCGACGGCACCCTGAAGGTCTACGAGGGTGCTCCGCACGGCGTCGCCGGCGACTACCAGGACGCCCTCGTCGCCGACATCCTCGAGTTCATCGCCGACTGA
- a CDS encoding YdeI/OmpD-associated family protein, translating into MEMIDSEPVLERPTVAEVEAWFEAADPDTRAVWLRLTRKGVEPASLSSDELVDVGLCFGWISAVRRRGDEETYLQRYTRRRPGSKWSRLNISKVERLTAEGRMRPAGIAEVRAAQADGRWDNPWT; encoded by the coding sequence ATGGAGATGATCGACAGCGAGCCGGTGCTGGAGCGGCCGACCGTGGCCGAGGTCGAGGCCTGGTTCGAGGCCGCCGACCCCGACACCCGGGCGGTGTGGTTGCGGCTGACCCGGAAGGGCGTCGAGCCCGCCTCGCTCTCCTCTGACGAGCTCGTCGACGTCGGGCTGTGCTTCGGCTGGATCTCGGCCGTACGCCGCCGAGGCGATGAGGAGACCTACCTGCAGCGCTACACCCGCCGGCGTCCGGGTTCGAAGTGGTCCCGGCTGAACATCTCCAAGGTCGAGCGCCTCACCGCCGAGGGTCGGATGCGGCCAGCGGGGATCGCCGAGGTCCGGGCGGCGCAGGCCGACGGGCGTTGGGACAACCCCTGGACCTGA
- a CDS encoding alpha/beta hydrolase has translation MKRISVPLTAAVVLLAATLAPVVSLAGPAEADAVPPDRITWNTCPAEISPVPIPEEMQCGTLKVPLDYSDPDGKTIDIAVSRLASSKPGKRRGILVTNPGGPSAGEGYPAMLVAMGLPQSVRDSYDVVGFDPRGIGRSTPVTCDLTADQLGTGSIPPYPLDAADVTAHADVSKQIAEQCATSTTSWMLPHVSPANTARDMDRIRAALDEPKLSYAGASWGTHLGAVYTTLFPQRSDRIVLDSNLGPGGWDYAGNRLWSQGVEDTFPAFAKFAAANHREYGLGKTPAQVRAKYFELAERLEKKPIPTPDGPFDHVAFRLVNFGLLYGPTQLPLLAGIWQAVDANQPPPPLPGGDTATDVDNLISGRYYMICNDARWPSSVTTYQRNVAVDRVRYPLFGAAGANATPCAYWPDPVEPPVRISDRGPANVLMVQNLRDPATPLSGAREMRAALGKRATMVTADQSGHGVYPAGRNRCANHAVTTYLTTGERPSRDYHCSADH, from the coding sequence ATGAAACGTATCTCGGTACCGCTCACCGCCGCCGTCGTCTTGTTGGCGGCCACACTGGCCCCGGTGGTCTCGCTGGCCGGTCCGGCCGAGGCAGATGCCGTGCCACCGGACCGCATCACGTGGAACACGTGCCCTGCCGAGATCTCTCCGGTGCCGATCCCGGAGGAGATGCAGTGCGGGACCCTGAAGGTCCCGCTGGATTACAGCGACCCCGACGGCAAGACGATCGACATCGCGGTCTCGCGGCTGGCGAGCTCGAAGCCCGGCAAGCGGCGCGGCATCCTGGTGACCAATCCCGGCGGCCCGTCCGCGGGTGAGGGCTACCCCGCGATGCTCGTCGCGATGGGTCTTCCGCAGAGCGTCCGGGACAGCTACGACGTGGTCGGCTTCGACCCGCGCGGGATCGGCCGCAGCACGCCGGTGACGTGCGACCTCACCGCGGACCAGCTGGGGACCGGGAGCATCCCGCCGTACCCGCTCGACGCCGCCGACGTGACCGCGCACGCCGACGTGAGCAAGCAGATCGCCGAGCAGTGCGCGACGTCCACGACATCCTGGATGCTGCCGCACGTCAGCCCGGCCAACACCGCACGCGACATGGACCGGATCAGGGCAGCGCTGGACGAGCCGAAGCTTTCGTACGCCGGTGCCTCCTGGGGAACCCACCTGGGCGCCGTCTACACCACCCTGTTCCCGCAGCGCAGCGACCGGATCGTCCTCGACAGCAACCTGGGCCCGGGTGGCTGGGACTATGCGGGCAACCGGCTGTGGTCCCAGGGGGTCGAGGACACGTTCCCGGCCTTCGCGAAGTTCGCCGCGGCGAACCACCGTGAGTACGGCCTGGGCAAGACACCGGCGCAGGTACGAGCGAAGTACTTCGAGCTCGCCGAGCGGTTGGAGAAGAAGCCGATCCCGACGCCGGACGGCCCCTTCGACCACGTCGCGTTCCGGCTGGTGAACTTCGGTCTGCTATACGGCCCGACCCAGCTGCCGCTGCTGGCGGGCATCTGGCAGGCGGTCGACGCGAACCAGCCGCCGCCACCGCTGCCCGGGGGCGACACCGCGACCGACGTCGACAACCTCATCTCCGGCCGCTACTACATGATCTGCAATGACGCGCGCTGGCCGTCGTCGGTGACGACCTACCAGCGCAACGTCGCTGTCGACAGAGTCAGGTATCCGCTGTTCGGTGCCGCGGGAGCCAACGCCACACCGTGCGCCTACTGGCCTGATCCCGTCGAACCGCCGGTCCGGATCTCCGATCGGGGTCCGGCCAACGTACTGATGGTGCAGAACCTCCGCGACCCGGCGACGCCGCTCTCCGGTGCGCGGGAGATGCGGGCGGCACTGGGCAAGCGGGCCACCATGGTGACCGCCGACCAGAGCGGCCACGGCGTCTACCCGGCAGGCAGGAACCGCTGTGCGAACCACGCGGTGACGACCTACCTGACCACCGGCGAGCGGCCGTCGCGCGACTACCACTGCTCGGCCGACCACTAG
- a CDS encoding HAD-IIA family hydrolase has translation MIDERPIKTWLTDMDGVLVREEEPIPGAAEFLKKLTEASVPFMVLTNNSIYTPRDLRVRLLRSGLDVPEKSIWTSAMATAQFLADQRPDGSAYVVGEAGLTTALHAVGYVMTENDPDYVVLGETRTYSFESITRAIRLIEGGARFIATNPDPSGPSPQGTLPATGSVAALISAATNRAPYYIGKPNPLMMRSALNQLEAHSETTVMIGDRMDTDIISGLEAGMRTILVETGSTKPEQVETFPFRPTRVVASIADVLPLVDGQQDGQ, from the coding sequence GTGATCGACGAGCGCCCCATCAAGACCTGGCTGACCGACATGGACGGTGTCCTGGTGCGTGAGGAGGAGCCGATCCCGGGAGCCGCCGAGTTCCTGAAGAAGCTCACCGAGGCGTCGGTGCCGTTCATGGTGCTGACCAACAACTCGATCTACACCCCGAGAGACCTCCGGGTCCGGCTGCTCCGCTCCGGCCTGGACGTGCCCGAGAAGTCGATCTGGACCTCGGCGATGGCCACCGCGCAGTTCCTCGCTGACCAGCGGCCGGACGGCTCGGCGTACGTCGTGGGTGAGGCCGGGCTGACGACCGCGCTGCACGCGGTCGGCTACGTGATGACCGAGAACGATCCCGACTACGTCGTGCTGGGCGAGACCCGCACCTACTCGTTCGAGTCGATCACCCGGGCGATCCGGCTGATCGAGGGCGGCGCCCGGTTCATCGCGACCAACCCGGACCCGAGCGGGCCGAGCCCGCAGGGCACCCTCCCCGCGACCGGCTCGGTGGCCGCGCTGATCAGTGCCGCGACCAACCGGGCGCCCTACTACATCGGCAAGCCCAACCCGCTGATGATGCGCAGCGCCCTCAACCAGCTCGAGGCCCACTCCGAGACCACGGTGATGATCGGCGACCGGATGGACACCGACATCATCAGCGGCCTCGAGGCAGGGATGCGCACGATCCTCGTCGAGACCGGGTCGACCAAGCCCGAGCAGGTCGAGACCTTCCCGTTCCGGCCGACGCGCGTGGTCGCGTCCATCGCCGACGTACTGCCGCTCGTCGACGGCCAGCAGGACGGTCAGTAG
- a CDS encoding SDR family NAD(P)-dependent oxidoreductase, translating into MTTTLITGANKGLGKETARRLLAAGHTVYIGARDEARGRAAAAELGARFVRIDVTDDASVTAAAEQIAADGGLDVLVNNAGVEPRLAGNAIPTAADESIEDVRATFETNLFGGLRVTQAFVPLLLKSAAPVIVNVSSGLASLGMLSDPDGFTYFYRGLSYPASKAAVNAATIQLAKAYPSIRINAVEPGFTDTDLNGHTGTQTVEEGAEIIVRMAQLGPDGPTGTYVSGQGPLPY; encoded by the coding sequence ATGACCACCACACTGATCACCGGGGCCAACAAGGGCCTCGGCAAGGAGACCGCCCGACGCCTTCTCGCCGCCGGGCACACCGTCTACATCGGCGCCCGGGACGAGGCCCGTGGCCGAGCCGCGGCGGCCGAGCTCGGCGCCCGGTTCGTGCGCATCGACGTCACCGACGACGCCTCCGTCACCGCCGCGGCCGAGCAGATCGCCGCCGACGGTGGCCTCGACGTACTCGTCAACAACGCCGGCGTCGAGCCGCGGCTGGCCGGCAACGCCATCCCCACCGCCGCGGACGAGAGCATCGAGGACGTACGCGCCACCTTCGAGACCAACCTGTTCGGCGGGCTCCGGGTGACCCAGGCCTTCGTCCCGCTGCTGCTGAAGTCGGCGGCACCCGTCATCGTCAACGTCTCCAGCGGCCTGGCCTCGCTCGGCATGCTCAGCGACCCCGACGGTTTCACCTACTTCTACCGGGGGCTGAGCTACCCGGCCTCCAAGGCCGCCGTCAACGCCGCCACCATCCAGCTCGCCAAGGCCTACCCGAGCATCCGGATCAACGCGGTCGAACCCGGTTTCACCGACACCGACCTCAACGGCCACACCGGCACCCAGACCGTCGAGGAGGGTGCCGAGATCATCGTCCGGATGGCACAGCTCGGCCCGGACGGCCCGACCGGGACGTACGTCTCGGGCCAGGGTCCATTGCCCTACTGA
- a CDS encoding helix-turn-helix transcriptional regulator, with product MESSEFGRVLRRWRDRVDPAAVGLPAGGRRRAAGLRREEVAGLAGISVDYLTRLEQGRATSPSAQVVEALARALRLPDADRDLLFRLAGHAAPGREAISTRVSPSVQRLLDRLAHTPVVVYDAAWNLVIANEAYDALMGATTTWQGRERNAVWRNFVGPGSRAVTSPAETEALQAGLVADLRLTAARYPGDQRLRRLLDDLRAASPRFVDLWESADPSRHHEPARHKVIDHPTVGPIALDCDTLTVAVEDLRIMVYTADPGTEDADRLALATVVGNQTLEDR from the coding sequence GTGGAGTCATCGGAGTTCGGCCGGGTGCTGCGGCGCTGGCGTGACCGCGTGGATCCCGCCGCGGTCGGCCTGCCTGCGGGTGGCCGGCGACGAGCCGCCGGGCTGCGGCGCGAGGAGGTCGCCGGCCTGGCCGGCATCTCGGTCGACTACCTGACCCGGCTCGAGCAGGGCCGGGCGACCTCGCCGTCGGCGCAGGTCGTCGAGGCGCTGGCCCGGGCGCTCCGGCTTCCGGACGCCGACCGTGACCTGCTGTTCCGTCTGGCCGGCCACGCCGCTCCCGGCCGGGAGGCGATCTCCACGCGGGTCTCGCCGAGCGTGCAGCGGCTCCTCGACCGCCTGGCGCACACCCCGGTCGTGGTCTACGACGCGGCGTGGAACCTGGTGATCGCCAACGAGGCCTACGACGCGCTCATGGGCGCGACCACGACCTGGCAGGGCCGCGAGCGCAACGCGGTGTGGCGCAACTTCGTCGGCCCGGGCAGCCGGGCGGTCACCTCCCCGGCGGAGACCGAGGCGCTGCAGGCGGGGCTGGTCGCCGACCTGAGGCTCACCGCCGCTCGCTATCCCGGTGACCAGCGGCTGCGACGGCTCCTCGACGACCTGCGCGCCGCCAGCCCACGCTTCGTGGACCTGTGGGAGAGCGCCGACCCTTCCCGGCACCATGAACCGGCCCGGCACAAGGTCATCGACCATCCCACCGTCGGCCCGATCGCGCTCGACTGCGACACGCTCACCGTCGCCGTCGAGGACCTGCGGATCATGGTCTACACCGCCGATCCGGGCACCGAGGACGCCGATCGTCTGGCCCTGGCGACGGTCGTCGGCAACCAGACGCTCGAGGATCGCTGA
- a CDS encoding GlxA family transcriptional regulator, whose amino-acid sequence MPSSHARRRIAFLLFDGVKMLDYVGPAEVFVEANQAVDAYDIVLLSPDGNDVVTSLGSRVSVHGAVHDAGEFDTVILPGSERPPHEFVRSPLTEAAASLASRARRVVSICSGAFVLAEIGMLDGRRATTHWKFAPELQRRYPSVRVDPDAIFVRDGDILTSAGVAAGIDLALALVEDDHGADVARQVAQLLLVYLQRSGGQSQYSVPLRARAQPASIVRRATDLVDADPTRAWTVTDLARLVSTSPRHLARRFRDELGQTPSEYVTAVRFDLARVCLEGGASVTETAARSGYGSPEALRRTFVARLGISPSQYQRRFWSAFPADRGRRKGRAEFELAD is encoded by the coding sequence GTGCCCTCGTCCCACGCCCGCCGACGCATCGCGTTCCTGCTCTTCGACGGCGTGAAGATGCTCGACTACGTCGGTCCCGCGGAGGTCTTCGTGGAGGCCAACCAGGCGGTGGACGCCTACGACATCGTGCTGCTCTCACCGGATGGGAACGACGTGGTGACCTCTCTCGGCAGCCGGGTCTCCGTGCACGGCGCCGTCCACGATGCGGGCGAGTTCGACACCGTGATCCTGCCGGGAAGCGAGCGGCCGCCCCACGAGTTCGTACGCAGCCCGCTCACCGAGGCGGCGGCCTCGCTGGCTTCGCGTGCGCGGCGGGTGGTCTCGATCTGCAGCGGTGCCTTCGTGCTCGCCGAGATCGGCATGCTCGACGGCCGGCGCGCGACGACGCACTGGAAGTTCGCGCCGGAGCTCCAGCGGCGCTATCCGAGCGTGCGCGTCGACCCCGACGCGATCTTCGTACGTGACGGCGACATCCTGACCTCGGCCGGGGTCGCGGCGGGCATCGATCTGGCGCTCGCCCTCGTGGAGGACGACCACGGCGCCGACGTCGCCCGGCAGGTCGCCCAGCTCCTCCTCGTCTACCTGCAGCGCTCCGGCGGCCAGTCGCAGTACTCCGTCCCGCTGCGGGCCCGGGCGCAACCGGCGTCGATCGTGCGCCGCGCGACCGATCTGGTCGACGCCGACCCCACCCGCGCCTGGACCGTGACCGACCTCGCCCGGCTCGTCTCGACCAGCCCGCGCCATCTGGCCCGGCGCTTCCGCGACGAGCTCGGCCAGACGCCCTCGGAGTACGTCACCGCGGTGCGCTTCGACCTCGCCCGGGTGTGCCTCGAAGGCGGTGCGAGCGTGACCGAGACGGCGGCGCGGTCGGGATACGGCAGCCCGGAGGCGCTGCGGCGTACGTTCGTCGCGCGGCTCGGCATCTCACCGTCGCAGTACCAGCGCCGGTTCTGGTCGGCGTTCCCCGCTGACCGCGGGCGGCGCAAGGGACGGGCCGAGTTCGAGCTCGCGGACTGA
- a CDS encoding MarR family winged helix-turn-helix transcriptional regulator: MTETRHSLELSEQLCFSLYTAQRLVTAAYRPILDALGLTYPQYVAMLVLWESSPVTMGELGERLGLDYGTVTPLVRRLEAAGLITREKRPEDQRSVRLRLTDAGTELRSRAEGVPDTIAEVMALQPEEFSILKESLDHLSDNVAQRLR, from the coding sequence ATGACAGAGACTCGCCACAGCCTGGAGCTGAGCGAGCAGCTGTGCTTCTCGCTCTACACCGCGCAGCGGCTCGTGACCGCGGCCTACCGACCGATCCTCGACGCCCTTGGCCTGACCTATCCCCAGTACGTCGCCATGCTCGTGCTCTGGGAGAGCTCCCCCGTCACCATGGGCGAGCTCGGCGAGCGGCTGGGCCTCGACTACGGCACCGTCACGCCGCTGGTCAGGCGCCTGGAGGCGGCCGGGCTGATCACCCGCGAGAAGCGCCCCGAGGACCAGCGCAGCGTCCGGCTGCGCCTGACCGACGCCGGCACCGAGCTGCGCAGCCGGGCCGAGGGCGTGCCCGACACCATCGCCGAGGTGATGGCGCTGCAGCCCGAGGAGTTCTCCATCCTCAAGGAGTCCCTCGACCACCTCAGCGACAACGTCGCCCAGCGCCTGCGCTGA
- a CDS encoding acyltransferase family protein, with amino-acid sequence MTTVPAGEAEGTARPERRSEMDALRALVVVGLVFFHSALVFDSETDFYVHNDTTAPLAMAAGPVVVWAMPLLFVIAGFGAAQSLRRRGGSGFVLERLRRLGVPLVFSVFALLPFPQWLRWRADGHPESYVEYLPIFFDVHLSLGRLPFLVRGEQFESGHLWFVVLLLAFSLVVAVPVALLPDGWRARTLSAVAEAVERRPWTILLAGLPLALVCAVWGLEVDYGGWHRLAYLLFFSFGLLIAADERLRAAMQRNGRTALVAAVLLFCGGAPGFFLTEDPFVESSPLAMAGRAFYGAVGWCAVVAILGLLDRPRASPREDGSSLRVRLTGYLGPAVLPIYILHQPVVVGVAYVVVRWPLPALLQYVVIVAVSLLLTVGIYDVLVRRTPVTRFLFGMR; translated from the coding sequence ATGACGACCGTGCCGGCGGGGGAGGCGGAGGGCACCGCCCGGCCCGAGCGGCGTTCGGAGATGGATGCGCTGCGGGCGCTGGTGGTCGTGGGGCTGGTCTTCTTCCACTCCGCGCTGGTCTTCGACTCCGAGACCGACTTCTACGTCCACAACGACACCACGGCACCGCTCGCGATGGCGGCCGGCCCGGTGGTGGTCTGGGCGATGCCGCTGCTCTTCGTGATCGCCGGGTTCGGGGCGGCGCAGTCACTGCGCCGCCGCGGCGGGAGCGGGTTCGTCCTGGAGCGGCTGCGCCGCCTCGGCGTACCTCTGGTCTTCTCCGTCTTCGCCCTGCTGCCGTTCCCGCAGTGGCTGCGGTGGCGTGCTGACGGCCACCCCGAGTCGTACGTCGAATACCTCCCGATCTTCTTCGACGTCCACCTCTCGCTGGGGCGGCTGCCCTTCCTGGTTCGTGGTGAGCAGTTCGAGTCGGGGCACCTGTGGTTCGTGGTCCTGCTGCTCGCGTTCTCGTTGGTGGTGGCGGTGCCGGTGGCGCTGCTGCCGGACGGGTGGCGCGCGCGAACGCTCTCGGCGGTCGCGGAGGCGGTCGAGCGGCGGCCGTGGACGATCCTGCTCGCCGGGCTCCCGCTGGCGCTGGTGTGCGCGGTGTGGGGGCTGGAGGTCGACTACGGCGGCTGGCACCGGCTGGCGTACCTGCTCTTCTTCTCCTTCGGCCTGCTCATCGCCGCCGACGAGCGGCTCCGCGCTGCGATGCAGCGAAACGGCAGGACGGCACTCGTGGCGGCGGTGCTCCTCTTCTGCGGTGGCGCCCCGGGGTTCTTCCTCACCGAGGATCCGTTCGTCGAGTCGAGCCCGCTCGCGATGGCCGGCCGGGCGTTCTACGGAGCCGTCGGCTGGTGCGCGGTGGTGGCGATCCTCGGGCTGCTGGACCGCCCGCGGGCCTCACCGCGAGAGGACGGCTCCTCGCTGCGAGTCCGGTTGACCGGCTATCTCGGCCCCGCGGTCCTGCCGATCTACATCCTGCATCAACCGGTCGTGGTCGGCGTCGCGTACGTCGTCGTCCGCTGGCCCCTCCCGGCGCTCCTCCAGTACGTGGTCATCGTCGCCGTCTCGCTGCTGCTCACGGTCGGTATCTACGACGTCCTCGTCAGGCGTACGCCGGTGACCCGGTTCCTGTTCGGGATGCGGTGA
- a CDS encoding aldo/keto reductase: MTIPTITLNNGVEMPQLGYGVFQVPNDETEAAVTAALEAGYRSIDTAAVYGNEAGVGRALAKSGTAREELFITTKLWNADHERPAEAYEKSLELLGLDHVDLYLIHWPTPGRDLYAAAWQGLEELYAAGQTRAIGVSNFLPEHLDRIVTLGGTVPAVNQIELHPALQQRATAAADDRLGIATEAWSPLAQGAMLENPVITAIAGRLGRTTAQVILRWHLQQGRIVIPKSVTPSRIAQNIDVFGFDLTDADLAAIDALESDGRTGPDPATFNAA; the protein is encoded by the coding sequence ATGACCATCCCGACCATCACCCTCAACAACGGCGTCGAGATGCCGCAGCTCGGCTACGGCGTCTTCCAGGTGCCGAACGACGAGACCGAGGCGGCCGTGACCGCGGCGCTCGAGGCCGGCTACCGCAGCATCGACACCGCGGCCGTCTACGGCAACGAGGCCGGCGTCGGCCGCGCCCTCGCGAAGTCCGGCACCGCCCGCGAGGAGCTCTTCATCACCACGAAGCTCTGGAACGCCGACCACGAGCGGCCGGCCGAGGCGTACGAGAAGAGCCTCGAGCTCCTCGGCCTCGACCACGTCGACCTCTACCTGATCCACTGGCCCACCCCCGGCCGCGATCTGTACGCCGCCGCCTGGCAGGGACTCGAGGAGCTGTACGCCGCGGGCCAGACCCGCGCGATCGGCGTCTCCAACTTCCTGCCCGAGCACCTCGACCGGATCGTGACCCTCGGCGGCACGGTGCCGGCCGTCAACCAGATCGAGCTGCACCCGGCGCTGCAGCAGCGCGCGACGGCGGCCGCCGACGACCGACTCGGGATCGCGACCGAGGCGTGGAGCCCGCTCGCTCAGGGCGCCATGCTCGAGAATCCGGTCATCACCGCGATCGCCGGCCGCCTCGGCCGTACCACCGCCCAGGTGATCCTGCGCTGGCACCTCCAGCAGGGCCGGATCGTGATCCCCAAGTCGGTGACCCCGTCGCGGATCGCGCAGAACATCGACGTGTTCGGCTTCGATCTCACCGACGCCGACCTCGCCGCGATCGACGCCCTGGAGAGCGACGGCCGCACCGGCCCGGACCCGGCGACGTTCAACGCCGCCTGA